GGAACCGTCTGGGACATAGATGCTGCCGCGGACTTTTAAGTCGTCATCCAGCACCATGGTGACGTCACCGTCGACGGTGAAAGCGAAGCCATTGGGAACGTAGAAATCATGGAAATGGTAAACGGTTTCCGTTCCACTGCTGCCAAGGGTCCAGGAGGTAATGGTTGTCGTCGCCCCCGCAGTGCTGGGGGTGGTGACGTCAGGGAACTCCGCATAGAAGTCACGGGCGACGCGGCTGGGATCGATCTTTTGGCCCTTCGGTGTATTGAAACCGGTGATGGAGCCCTGTGTGCCGACTTTGGGCTGAGCGCCGCCAGTGGATACGTAGCCCAAGACGTCGGCGTTCTGAATGATTACGGAATCGACCTCGACACTGGTGCTAGCGACCGAGCCGCCATCGTTGCGGTTGTTCGTGGGGTCATACGCGCCGTTGGTGCTGAAATAGGAGTCGACGTTGACCTGGTTGCCGTTGAAGCGCAGTTGGTTTTTGGCGGTAAGGCCGTTGGCAAACATGCTCCGGTAGCCGAGGCGAATGTAGAGCTGCTTCTCCACGCTCCCGCCGGTGACGCCCACTTCGCTTCCGGTGGCGATCCAGATATTGGAGCTTTGCTGGGTGTCGGCGTAAACGTAGATTTTATCCGTGGAGCTGTTCGTCGGCGTGTAGGCGCGGTAATAGCGGTCGATGGCAAGCTCTGTCCAGCCGGTCCAATCGTCGTTATTGATGGCCCAGATCGCTTCCTCGGCACCCATCTCGGCGAGATTGATCGACTGCTGTAGAGCGAATGTGCGCTCGGAGAATTTCATTTCCTGCACCGCGTTGCGCAGGTATAAAGTGACGGTGCTAACGATGACCAACGCGAGCAACAGCACGGAAATAACCACCGATCCCTTTTCGGCGCGACGGCCCGCGGTGGCGTATTGGCGATGATACTGGCGTGGTTTCATGGTTAGCTGCTGACGCGGTGATTGCGCAGAACGAATTGGGCGGAAATGATGTGGTTGGTGTTCTTGCTGCTGAGGACTGTGCGCTCCATCATGGCCTCAATCTGCACACGCTTGGTCTCGATCGGGTTGACGGTGTCCTGGCCCCGGAAGGTGAAGAAATTCATGTCGAAGGCGGCGACGTCGTCCAAAATGATATCGCGAACGCCCGAGCCCTCTTGCCGGTAAATAACACCAGCGCTGCTGCTGTATGTGTAGCTGATCGTTTTTTTCGAACCGTCGGAGGTGATGGTTTGTATGGTCAGCGCCGTGTCGCTAACGCTATCGACGGTGACTGCGGAGCGGAGGTCACGGGCGAACAATTCGAGCATGATGCGGCTTTGCTCATTCATGTCCTGATAGTTAACCAGGGATGTCGAACTGCGTGACAGGGCGACCAGCGAGCTGGTGGCGATGCTCACAAAAAATCCCATGACGGCAGTCACCACCAGAACTTCCATGAGGCTGAAGCCCCGGCGACGATTCTTAGAGCGTACGGTAGTAGTAGTCATAGAGTCCGTCCTTTGAAAATCCGGTTAACATCGATTTGTCGCGCGAGCGGCCGCTGTTTTGCCAACTGGCAGTAATGGTCACGATCACGCGGTCTGTTCCGTTGGCTTGGATTGTGCGAATGAAGCTGTAGCGGTCGCGGTAGGAGCTTGCCAGGGCACCATCAAGCGTGATGGATTCCTTGGCTGGAAGCGCTGAAATGTCGGTCCAGTTAAGTGTGCGCATGCGCTCGATCTCGGATTGGAGCAGCTGGGTGACGCGGGCCTGATCCCGGGCTTCCTCCACGATATCGAAGCCAGTCTTCATTCCGCTGAAGGCTCCCGCAAAAATAATACCGGCCAAGGTCATGCCCACCATCAGCTCGACCAGAGTGAAGGCGTTTAATTTACTGCCGGTTGACCATTTCATGACTATTATTTTACGAATAAAAGCCTTATTACGAAGCGCAATTATTGGCTCGTTATTACTTTTTCGTCATGTAGTCCTACCGTCGACTAGTGGATATCACTGAATTTGGCAATTAGGGATGCTGTATTGGGGTATAATGGCCCTGATTTTTAAGTTGTGTAGATGTGCGAAACCCTTTGATGGAACGGGTTTCGGCGTATAGTAGTATTTTGATTTAGGTGGTAAGTATATCTACTGAACCCACCTCTGGGGCTATTGCTTTATTGTTTGGGCAGTACGCCCTAGGTTAAATATTAAAGGGCCTTAGGCTAATTTTACGTATGTGGAGTTAGAACTTCATGTTTAGCGTATTTGTAGCCGATATGCTGATTGTGTGTAGTTAGTAATAGCGATTTTTTTATGAGATACTGATCGGCGAGTAGTGAATCTGTGGTGACCGAAAACTGATTGTGATAAACCGATCAAGGCCTCTGTCGCGGATAGTTCAGGGCGGGGCCTAGGGCGAACGGACATTCAACTTTCAGTAAATTTGCCCCAATCAGGAGACAAAATGAATCGCAGTTGACCTTAGCGAGACGGGTACAGCCAGCCGTGAAAGGCCTTGGCGAGCGCGGGCATGACGAGGAAGGTCATCAGTGCGGAGATTACCGGGACGGTGCACAGCAGGCGCAGCCACATAGGCAAATCGCGCACGAGCGGCATCATGAAGAAGAAGACCACGTTGAGCGTCGGATAAACGCCCAAGAACGCTAGAAGAAACATCTTCCATTTGGGCGGTGGGGCCATGTCTGGGGGAGAGAGATCTAGCCATGGCTCCATCCCGCTGATTTTGCGGATTTTCTGTTCCGTGACCAACTCACTAACGCGGTTGTAGAGCGCCTTCTTTTCGGGGGAGTTACACCAGCGTGAAAAATTCTCCGCAGAGTCGAAGGTGAAAACGACTTCAAATTCGCCAGGGTGATTCCCGTCCTCGGATTCGATACTGCGGCTCGTCACAAACCCGGGAAATTGCGACGATGCCTCCCGTACATCGCGTAGCCACTGTTCGAGCTCGGCTTCCCGGCCGGGTTTGGCGGTTCGGGAGACAAAGACAGTGACGGGTTCGGGCATGTTGGGAGATTAAAGTGGGCAAATTAAAAATTAAAGAACAGAGCGTCTGGCAAGTGGAGTAAAGCTGGCTTCACCACTTTTGCTCCGGTCATACAGATGCGTTCCGCAAATCTTTAATCTTTAATTTGCTCACTTTAATCTTCGGCGCGTTTTACGCGCCGAGTCCGAAGCCGTCGTGGGCGGCTTGGGTGGCCTTAGCGGCGTCTTCCAGATCGATGGCGACGGAGATGCGGATTTCCGACGTGGAGATCATCTGGATGTTCACGTTGTGCTTGGCGAGGATGTCGAACAACGTTGCGGCAACGCCAGCATGGCTGCGCATGCCCACGCCCACCACGGACAGCTTGGCGATGTCGCCGGTGTAGTTGACGGTGCCGCCGCCGATTTCAGCGAGGACCTTTTCCACGGCTGTAGTGGCACGGTGGACATCGTCCTTGGGCACGGTGAAGGTCAGATTCGCCGCGCCGCCGCGACCAACGTTCTGCACGATCATGTCGACGATGACGTTAGCTTCGCCGAGCGCTTTGAAAACGCGGGCTGCCGTGCCGGGCTTATCCGGCAGGTCGCTAACGGTGATCTTGGCCTGGTTCTTATCCAGCGCGACGCCGCTGACGACGACGTCTTCCATGGAGGGGACTTCTGCTTTCACGATGGTTCCGGGTTGGTCATTAAAACTGCTGCGCACTTCGAAGATGACGCCATGCTTCTGCGCAAACTCCACGGAGCGCGCCTGCATGACCTTGGAGCCCATCGAGGCGAGCTCCAGCATTTCTTCATAGCTGATTTCGTTAATCTTACGGGCGTTGGGGACGACGCGGGGGTCGGCGGTGTAGACGCCATCCACGTCGGTGAAAATCTGGCAAAGGTCGGCCTTGAGCCCCGCGGCCAGCGCCACGGCGGAGAGGTCGCTGCCTCCACGGCCCAGCGTGGTGATCTCGCCCTGGTCGTTGCGACCCTGGAAGCCGGCCACGATGACGACTTCGCCCATGGCGAGGCGCTCATGGATATCGCCGCCGGTGATGTCGATAATGCGGGCGCGGGTGTGTTCACCATCGGTGACAAAGCCGGCCTGGTGGCCGAGGCGGGATACGGCGGGCTGGCCGAGGGCGTGGAGCGCCATGGCGGTCAGTGCGATGGTTTCCTGTTCGCCGCAAGCCAGCAGCATGTCCATCTCGCGCTCAGCGGGCTGGGGGTTAATCTGTTTGGCGCGATCCACGAGCTCGTTGGTCACGCCACCGCGGGCGCTGACAACCACGACGACCTGGTGGCCCTGGTCGACGAAGCTCTTGATGCGGCGCGCCACATTCTGGATGCGGTCCACGTCCTTCACGGAGGTGCCGCCGTATTTTTGCACAATTAACGCCATGGGATTTTTTAGAAGCCGATAAGAAAACACGAATCCAGCCGGTTGTTTCAATACTAAAGAGGCGGCCGTGTTGATTGCGAAAAAGATGAGCGCGGCAGTGTGATCAGGGAAGGATACGAATACCCTTTATAGTGTCATAGTTCGTAGTGTTATTTGCTTGCTAGTTGTTGGTTTGCGTAAAATCTCGATGCAAACGAGAAATATCCTATGCAAATTTTCACTAACCCCAAGGGCATCTTTGAAACACTTTTGGCGCTTGGTCCCGACTACATCGTAACCGCCAATCCAAGGGACGCCGAGCTGACTTCGGCGGCAGGGGCGCTTCAGCGGGACGCCGCCAATTTGCCAAAAGGTGCCAAAGTCATTCCCTTTGGGACGATCAAGCGCATCCAATATAACGAGAAAAAGCCGGATGAGCTGGATATCTCTTACAAAGTTGGCAAAGAAAGTAAATCGGCCAGCTTCAGCTTCGTATCTGACGATGAATTGGTGGCGGTCTACAGCCAATTGAAGCAGAATTTGTCGGGATTTACTGAAAAGCGGCAGGAGCTGAATGCCGTGACGGCTGCGATTAAGCCACTAATCTTCACGGTGTTTTTTGCGGCGGTTACGTACGGATTTTTCCGTGGCGCTCAGGATCTAGCCAGTGGCGCTGATGCGGACACTTCCGGGCGTCGTGGTCTCATCAAAAAGGTGTTCGTTTGGCTGTTGGAGGTGCTTGGGCCGATAGGGGTGCTGATCGTGGGCGGTATTATCGTTGCCCTCTGCATTGTCTCACTGGTCAAGCGCGTGGGCAACCCGCCAGTGTTTGTTTCTCTGATTAGGCAGTAGCCTTGCGCCTTGCTAGGACGCTAAAAATCACTGCGGCCTGATTGGCCAAGCTCGATGGAAAGTGCTCTAGATGCTTGATTTCCGCACGACGAGTTCGGGGGCCAGCTTGAGGGATTCGACCGGTTCGCCTTCCATGAGCTTTTCGAGCATATCCACGGCGAGGCGGCCACGCTGAGCGAATTTCTGGTCGATACTGGTCAGTGGCACGCTGCAAGTTTCGCAGAAGGGGGAATTGTCGATACCGGTGATTTTGACATCGCCCGGGATGCTGACACCGCGGCTGAGCAGCTCATTGATCGCGTAAACGGCCTGGGTGTCGGACTGCGCACAAATGCCGTCAATTTCGACCCCCGATTCGAGCGCACCGATGAGCGCGCCACGGGCGGTGGAGCCGTAAAAGCCCTCCTGGCCGTGGGGCATGCCAAAAATGAGGCGTTCGTTGACGGGGCGGCCGGCTTCCTCCAAGGCGCGGCGGTAGCCATTGGTGCGCTGCGGCATGGTGTCGAAGGTGGCGATGCTTTCGCAGCCCTGCTCGATCAAGTGCTTGGTGCTGAGGTAGGTCGTGTTCTCTTCGATCAGGCCGACGTTGGGGATCTTTTCATGGATCGGGTTGCTGAAAGTGCTGACGAGCTTCAGGCCTTCCTTTTGTAGCTTAAGCAACTCGGGGACCGCCTCAATGTGGTAAACGCCGCTGAGCACAACGCCGTCGACCATGCCGGTGTGCAGGTCTTGCAGGCGCTGAATGTAGTCGTCATATTCGGTGACGAAGTTGAGCATCATGCGCAGGTTGTGTTTGTGCGCAGACTCCGCCATCCCTTCCAGGGTGTCTTCGGTGATCGTGGCCCCCTTGGAGCCGATGCGATGCAGAAAGACGCTGATGGCACCCTGGCGCTTGGCCAGGAGGGCGATCGAGTTAAAATTCCGCTTATAGCCGAGCTCTTCGGCTTTGGCCTTAATGGCTTCGATCAGTTCCTTGCGGGCACCGGTGGTGCCCAGCTTGTCGTTGATGACTTTGGAAACGAGGGATACGGAAACGCCGACTTCGTCAGCAATATCTTTCAGGCTGGCCATAGGGGGTTATTGAATGGGTTCAATTTGAGGTTTGTGGATGAGGCAATCCGAACAGCATTCAGGAGGGGAGGGGTGCTGTTACCAATTGGCTTACTCGAAATATTAATCGCTGTATCAATTGATCTGGCAAGCTTGGAGTTATTTGATTTGGCGTGAAATGGGTACGCAAAAAACGCCGGCCATGAAGACCGGCGTTTTAAAATCTATTCGGAAAGGATGTTGGTTGGCGACGACCCTTGCCGGGCCGTCAGCCTCGTAAAACAGCTGTCTTGAGCTGGAATTCTGGAAAGCTCGTAAGCTGTCTTAGAAGGAGCGACGATCACGACCGCCGCTGGAGCCGCCGCGTTCACGCTTGCGAAAACCGCCATCGTCGCCGCCACGGTAGCCACCGCCACCGCCGCCGTCACGACTGCCACGGTAACCACCGCCGCCGCCGCCGCCGTCGCGACCGCCACGGAAGCCACCGCCTCCGCCGCCTCGCTTGAAGCCGCCGCCGCCACCGCCGCCGAAGTCACGACGCGGGGGTCGTTCTTCACGTGGGCGTGCAATGTTTACCTTAGCGGGACGACCGCCAATTTCTGCGCCGTTGAGTGCTTCAACAGCTGCGTTTGCTTCTTCTTCGCTCTCCATGGAGACGAAGGCGAAGCCTTTGGAACGGCCGGTTTCGCGGTCGATGATGACTTTTGCCGAAGTAACTTCGCCATGGGCACCAAAAATGCCCATTAGCTCGTCATCGGTGAGATCGTAGGGAATATTCCCAACGTAGATGTCCACTGTCTTGATTCTTTTCTTGTTCAGCGCCGGAGGATAACGAACTGGATTCCGGCGCCCCGAACCAAGCTCACGATGGGTGATTCTCACCCTTGAGTCTTTTGCCGAGTAACGGTGCCCGGTTTTTTGCCACGCACCTTTCCCAGTAAAAACGCCTGTGTGTATGGGACATTTAAATGCCACTTGCAAGAAAGAACTATATTACGGAGTAGTTACGACTTCTCAGTTACGCGTGCTGAGTTTCGAGTTGCGCGTTGGAAAGCGAGAGCAGAGCTACCTCTTCAATGCGCAACTCGTAACTCGAAACTCACCAACTGATACTAAAAAAGAGCTTTCCGCCGCCGGGCAAAATCGTTTCACTGCCGACCATGACATTTGCCGAGCAGCTACTAATACTCGCCCTGGACCCGAAAACCGGAAAATTTCACGCCCTTCCGCGCAAGTCGCTGGAGATCGGCCTTGCCGGCGCTTTCCTGATGGAAATGACTTTCCGCAACATCATCGACTCCGATGCGGAGAATGTCATCGTGCTGCAGGAGTCCTACCCACAGCGACCGTTGCTCAACTCCGCTCTGCAAGTGGTGCGCGAGGGGGACAAGGAAGTGCCGCTGCGCAAGGCAATCGGTCGTCTGGCGTTGCAGGGTAAGTTGCTCGTTTCCAAGACCTTGGAGCGCCTTGTGGAGGAAGAAGTCCTCGACAAGAAGGACAAGGTGTTTTTCGTGCGCAAGCTCAAGGCCCCCGTTTATCCGCAGGCGGACGACCGCCCCCGCGCCGATGTGGTGAACCAGATCCGCAGCCTGGTGCTGAACCCGGAAGAGATTCCCAGCCCGGAAGAGGCCGCTTTGTTGGCACTCGTCGAGGCCTGCCGCCTCCAGCGCAAGATTTTTACCGAAGAAGAGCGCGACGATTTCGAAGCCCGCTTCCAGCAACTCGCCGCAATGGACCTCGTGGGCATCGCCATCGTGGACGCGGTCCGCGCCGCCCGCGATAAGGAGTTGCTCGACCTCGCGGCTGACTAATTTCCTCCCATCCCCTGTAAAACATTCGCCAAACGGCGTCGCTGCTTCGGCTGGTGTCGCAATTTTTGGCTCCCTGCGCATAGTCTTACATCGTGACTGATTGGTTCCAACAAGCACTGCGCCTCGCCGACCTCTGGAAGGAGGAGCCCCTGCACCCCGCCGCGATCCATGTGATCGAGCAGTTTAAGGTGAGTTGGGGCGTTGCTTGTTCGGGGGGGGCGGATTCGCTTGCGCTGCTGCTGCTGTTGTGGGCGCGCTATCCGCAGCGTCGGGGCCGGCTGCGTGTGTTGCATTTTAACCACGGATTGCGCGGCGCGAATGCGGATGCGGATGCCGAATTCGTGCGCGTGGTCGCCAATGGCCTGGGTTTGGAGTTCCGGCTGGGCCGGGCTGATTTTTCCCCTGGCACCAAAGTGGGCGAGGGAGAACTGCGCGCGGCGCGGCTGAAGTTTTTCTCGGAGGCGGATTGCGCGGTCGTTTGCCTGGGCCACCACGCCAACGATGTTGCCGAGACCCAGCTCATGCGGCTGACTCGCGGTTCGGGTGCTGAGGGTTTCGCGGCCCCGCGTCCGGTGAGCCAGCCTGCGCGCAATAGCCCCGTCCACCTGCGCCCGATGCTGGAGTGGTCGCGCGAGGCGATTGTCGACGGCTTGCGCCAATTAGAGATTCCGTGGCGTGAAGACGCCAGCAACCAAACCGGTGACTACTTCCGCAATCGGATTCGCCACCAGGTCTGGCCCGCGCTTCAGGAGGCGAGCCATGGCGACGCCCTGCAAGGCGCGATCCGCGCACGCCAACTTTTAGAAGAAGACGCCGATGCCCTCGACTCGTGGCTGGAGGCAGTCTATCCGGCCAAAGAGCACAAGGAACACCTCGCGCCCAACGGCCTGCGCGGCAAACCCAGGGCGCTCTGGCGCCGGGCGCTGGTCCGCTGGCTCGCGCGGATGGGACTGCTGGAGAATTTATCCGCTGGAGCCGTGGATGACCTGCTGCTGAGCTGGATTGAGGAGTCGCCGCTTCGCTTCAGCGTGGGCAAGGGAAAGTTTCTCGTGGCCGACGACCATGGCGTCATCCGTTTGCGCTTGGATGAGCGGGCACCGAGCTGGCGAGCGCATTCGCTGACGCCGGGCTCCGGTTTGGCCTTGCCTGATGCCGGCCTGCTGATGTGCCACCGGGCCAGCCTGGATGACAGCCTCAATGCGCAAATCCGCAGTGGCCAATTTTCCGAATACGAGCGCGTTTATTTGAATCTGGCTTCCCTCGATGATGAGCCGTTGACCGTGCGCCTGTGGCAGCCGGGCGACCGTTATCGCCCACTCGGTAGCCCGGGCATGCGCAAGCTCCAGGATTGCTTCACCGACCGGAAAATTCCCGAAAGGGAACGAAAGCGCCTGCCCGTGGTCTGTGATAGCCACGGAGCCATTCTTTGGGTCCCCGGATTGCCCCCAAGTGAGAGCGCCCGCATCGTATCGGCGTGCAAAACGGCTCTAATGTTGACTTACCGGGGAATCTAGGTGATTATTGATACTCTTTTTACCTGTAAATGAGCGAGAACGACGAAAAACGCGACGACGCGCAAAAAAATCCGCCGCCAGGGTCATTTCATCCGAAAATGATCTTCATTTGGCTGGCAGTAATCACTGCGATCGTCCTTCTGTGGCGCCTGTCGCCCGGTCAGCCGACCGGTGCAGAGCAACTGACCGTATCCGAACTGATTCGCAAGGCCGAAAACGGCGAGCTGAATGAGCTTTACCTGAAGGAGGACCCCAGCGGCGGCCGTCAGTGGTACTCCATGTGGGGCACGCTGAAAAACCCGAATGCCAAGGTGGACACCACTGCTGATGAAGCTGCGGACACCAAGGGATCGACGGATTTGGCCAAGGATGAAGGTTCTAATAAGAATAACAATATCCCCACGACCGCGAAGGATGACGACCTTATCCAGTTTACCTGTTCGGGTAAGTTGACTGACTCGCGTTATGATTTGCTAACGAGCCCGGACGCGCCGTACAAGGTCGTCGCCAAGCCGGCCAGCACCGTGATGATGGAGATTCTGGTCAATCTGTTGCCGTTCCTGATCATCATTGGCCTGATTTATTTCCTCTTTGTTCGCCAGCTCAAGATGGCTGGCAAGGGCGCGATGTCCTTCGGCAAGAGCCGCGCGAAGCTGCTCACCCGCGACAAGGATCGCTTCCTCTTTAAGGACGTGGCCGGTTGCGACGAGGCCAAAGAAGAAGTCTCCGAAGTGGTGGACTTCTTGAAGGACCCGAAGAAATTCCAGAAGATCGGCGGTAAAGTGCCCAAGGGCGTGCTCATGGTGGGCCCTCCTGGCACGGG
This is a stretch of genomic DNA from Cerasicoccus sp. TK19100. It encodes these proteins:
- a CDS encoding PulJ/GspJ family protein, yielding MKWSTGSKLNAFTLVELMVGMTLAGIIFAGAFSGMKTGFDIVEEARDQARVTQLLQSEIERMRTLNWTDISALPAKESITLDGALASSYRDRYSFIRTIQANGTDRVIVTITASWQNSGRSRDKSMLTGFSKDGLYDYYYRTL
- a CDS encoding LacI family DNA-binding transcriptional regulator, which gives rise to MASLKDIADEVGVSVSLVSKVINDKLGTTGARKELIEAIKAKAEELGYKRNFNSIALLAKRQGAISVFLHRIGSKGATITEDTLEGMAESAHKHNLRMMLNFVTEYDDYIQRLQDLHTGMVDGVVLSGVYHIEAVPELLKLQKEGLKLVSTFSNPIHEKIPNVGLIEENTTYLSTKHLIEQGCESIATFDTMPQRTNGYRRALEEAGRPVNERLIFGMPHGQEGFYGSTARGALIGALESGVEIDGICAQSDTQAVYAINELLSRGVSIPGDVKITGIDNSPFCETCSVPLTSIDQKFAQRGRLAVDMLEKLMEGEPVESLKLAPELVVRKSSI
- a CDS encoding RNA-binding protein; its protein translation is MRITHRELGSGRRNPVRYPPALNKKRIKTVDIYVGNIPYDLTDDELMGIFGAHGEVTSAKVIIDRETGRSKGFAFVSMESEEEANAAVEALNGAEIGGRPAKVNIARPREERPPRRDFGGGGGGGFKRGGGGGGFRGGRDGGGGGGGYRGSRDGGGGGGYRGGDDGGFRKRERGGSSGGRDRRSF
- a CDS encoding GOLPH3/VPS74 family protein, with the translated sequence MTFAEQLLILALDPKTGKFHALPRKSLEIGLAGAFLMEMTFRNIIDSDAENVIVLQESYPQRPLLNSALQVVREGDKEVPLRKAIGRLALQGKLLVSKTLERLVEEEVLDKKDKVFFVRKLKAPVYPQADDRPRADVVNQIRSLVLNPEEIPSPEEAALLALVEACRLQRKIFTEEERDDFEARFQQLAAMDLVGIAIVDAVRAARDKELLDLAAD
- a CDS encoding antibiotic biosynthesis monooxygenase, translated to MPEPVTVFVSRTAKPGREAELEQWLRDVREASSQFPGFVTSRSIESEDGNHPGEFEVVFTFDSAENFSRWCNSPEKKALYNRVSELVTEQKIRKISGMEPWLDLSPPDMAPPPKWKMFLLAFLGVYPTLNVVFFFMMPLVRDLPMWLRLLCTVPVISALMTFLVMPALAKAFHGWLYPSR
- a CDS encoding DUF7305 domain-containing protein, whose protein sequence is MKPRQYHRQYATAGRRAEKGSVVISVLLLALVIVSTVTLYLRNAVQEMKFSERTFALQQSINLAEMGAEEAIWAINNDDWTGWTELAIDRYYRAYTPTNSSTDKIYVYADTQQSSNIWIATGSEVGVTGGSVEKQLYIRLGYRSMFANGLTAKNQLRFNGNQVNVDSYFSTNGAYDPTNNRNDGGSVASTSVEVDSVIIQNADVLGYVSTGGAQPKVGTQGSITGFNTPKGQKIDPSRVARDFYAEFPDVTTPSTAGATTTITSWTLGSSGTETVYHFHDFYVPNGFAFTVDGDVTMVLDDDLKVRGSIYVPDGSKLTIYVDDEMDIGGNGIVNINGKPENLQIYGTNQSNNNLQSLDLHGNGALAAIIYAPNASLSLKGGGSSGVFYGAAVAHNITINGNYDFHYDESLKDFAPENTYQMLEWRELTAAADRYPLTTPGSLTTYTP
- the tilS gene encoding tRNA lysidine(34) synthetase TilS; protein product: MTDWFQQALRLADLWKEEPLHPAAIHVIEQFKVSWGVACSGGADSLALLLLLWARYPQRRGRLRVLHFNHGLRGANADADAEFVRVVANGLGLEFRLGRADFSPGTKVGEGELRAARLKFFSEADCAVVCLGHHANDVAETQLMRLTRGSGAEGFAAPRPVSQPARNSPVHLRPMLEWSREAIVDGLRQLEIPWREDASNQTGDYFRNRIRHQVWPALQEASHGDALQGAIRARQLLEEDADALDSWLEAVYPAKEHKEHLAPNGLRGKPRALWRRALVRWLARMGLLENLSAGAVDDLLLSWIEESPLRFSVGKGKFLVADDHGVIRLRLDERAPSWRAHSLTPGSGLALPDAGLLMCHRASLDDSLNAQIRSGQFSEYERVYLNLASLDDEPLTVRLWQPGDRYRPLGSPGMRKLQDCFTDRKIPERERKRLPVVCDSHGAILWVPGLPPSESARIVSACKTALMLTYRGI
- a CDS encoding aspartate kinase; the protein is MALIVQKYGGTSVKDVDRIQNVARRIKSFVDQGHQVVVVVSARGGVTNELVDRAKQINPQPAEREMDMLLACGEQETIALTAMALHALGQPAVSRLGHQAGFVTDGEHTRARIIDITGGDIHERLAMGEVVIVAGFQGRNDQGEITTLGRGGSDLSAVALAAGLKADLCQIFTDVDGVYTADPRVVPNARKINEISYEEMLELASMGSKVMQARSVEFAQKHGVIFEVRSSFNDQPGTIVKAEVPSMEDVVVSGVALDKNQAKITVSDLPDKPGTAARVFKALGEANVIVDMIVQNVGRGGAANLTFTVPKDDVHRATTAVEKVLAEIGGGTVNYTGDIAKLSVVGVGMRSHAGVAATLFDILAKHNVNIQMISTSEIRISVAIDLEDAAKATQAAHDGFGLGA
- a CDS encoding PulJ/GspJ family protein, translated to MTTTTVRSKNRRRGFSLMEVLVVTAVMGFFVSIATSSLVALSRSSTSLVNYQDMNEQSRIMLELFARDLRSAVTVDSVSDTALTIQTITSDGSKKTISYTYSSSAGVIYRQEGSGVRDIILDDVAAFDMNFFTFRGQDTVNPIETKRVQIEAMMERTVLSSKNTNHIISAQFVLRNHRVSS